The Fusarium oxysporum f. sp. lycopersici 4287 chromosome 1, whole genome shotgun sequence DNA segment TGCAAGAATCAACTGCTTGGAACCTTGGTGTTGCCATTCAACAACCGAATGTATTTTTTTCAGCCATTCAGAGCTATCTATAGGTAGTAGTTTTTGTGTACAATGTGCGCAAATAAAAGGTGCTGAAAGCAAAATTATTTGGTAATGATTTGAATGGCTCAGCCCATTTGAACGAACCTGATGCAGTTGTTGGAAGGTTCACGAGATGTCTGTGGAAGGATGACATTCTCAGGATACTCCTTGTTTATGGAGCGAGAGATGACGCGAGGTGGTGACTCGTGATTGCTACTCATACTTGACTCATGtgcaaaagaagaaggaaaaatCAGCTTGCGTACCGAGACTTGTTAAAATGAAAACACAAAATATTATCATATGACTGCTACTATTTACCGTTTCCGAGCTGATTTGTGCACAAACTGTCTGTGATGGCTTTTGAAGTGGACTCACTAATTGCGCCGTTGACCGGCAGATTATCGGATAGTTGGAGCACTCATTAAAACATCCTCAAGCTGAGTCTCAGCTTCCACATACCTATAGAACGTGATAATAGTCTTATAATTGCTTTCCTTGTTCTCACCAGACGTGACCGTTCAAGACGTAACCTCCAATCCAGGTCAGATAATGCCTAGCCGCTTCGTATCGGCTGGCAAGATCGGCTCATCTGGAGAGATCTCGAAAGACGCCAGTGGCACAGAATCAACACCTCAACAGCCGCTGCACAATTCCGCTAAATCCAAAGAATGGGAAGCGGTTGAGAAACAGTTGGAAGCCGAAAGAAAGAAGCGCGAGGAACAGCGCATCAAGGCTGCTGCAGGAGAAGGCGAGAAGACCTTATATGACGTCCTCCAGGCAAACAAAGGTAAGGCCCTTCTTAAGATCATTTCACATTTTTAACTGAACACAACAGCGGCAAAACAGGCCGAATTTGAAGAGCAGACCAAACTACGTAACCAGTTTCGTGCATtggatgatgacgagatAGAGTTCTTGGATGAGATACGCGCCAACAAGCGTGCAGAAGAGGAACGCGTGAAACGAGAGACGGAAGAAGGTCTAAAGGCATTTCGAGAGCGACAAAAGGGCGATACTGCTCATGGCGAAActgctggtgttgaagaagaaggcgagtCATGGGAGATTGGTCGTAAGAGGAAGCGCACGAAAGAGAAAGATGTCAAGGGGCTGAGGCGAAAAGTCAGCGCAGCGGAGGAGAAAGAAACTGGGAAGCAAGATACAAAGCCAGTCGAAGGCCCGAGTCGTGATACGTTGGATGAGAAGTCCAGGACGACAAATCAGTCAGCTGCCAAGCcaccagagaagaagggccTAGTATTGGTGGGTTATGGGAGCGATTCAGATGATGACAATTGAAGGTCTGAGCAAACCACAGTAACGCTGAGGCTACATGATGAATGGGGATCAAATGCCATTGAATCATATAGCATAATAGACCAAGACCATGCTCGATGCCGTACCTCATTCTATCATTAGTGTTACATTGGCACCAGCCCCTCGCCTGGTATAATATACAAAATTTGGGTCGTGACCAGGAGATGCACTCCATAACAGAAAAACAGAAATTGTAGTAATACATGAACATACACAGCGGTGTCCCCTGTCACACCGCGCCCCCTTTTTATGTCAAAGAACAACACTCCGTTCTACTCATCGCTGTCCACATTACCAACATTAGGTCTCATGGGCTTGGCAGTCACTGATTCAACAGTATAGTTCCACAAGCTGCGGAAGCTTCCTTTTATCCATCCCTCAATCTCGGCCTCAGAGACTTTGATATGTGCGGCGCGGGCTTCATCTTCAGGGGCAATCTCAAAGCGCCGCATTCGCTGCGCTAATCGAGGGTCAATGACCATAGGCGCAGGCCAGATTTTCTCCTTGGGGGGCTCAGTAGGCACAGTGGCGGTGTTGTCATCATCTTGCTTGGGGGGGTCCTCGGGCTTCCAAACTGACTTGACCCAGTCGTTCTCCTCATGCTTTAGAACGAGCTCCTGCTCATACTGACCATCGGCCTCTCGCCACTCACGAGAAGAGTTGGCGAAGCATACAGCAGCGACCTCGCGGCCGATCTCGTCGGCTAGTTTGCGGCGGTTGAAGAAGCGGTTCAGGCGGACCAGAGTGTGACGGAAGCCCAGGCGGTGGGGAAGAGGGATGGGGTTTGCGGGGGAAAACTCGGCGGGAATTTGAGGAGGGAGATTGGCGATGGAATAATCGGCGGTGGTGTTGTAGGGCAGTGGTTGGGGTGGTCGCTcaggcttcttctcttcctcctcctccttcttgccctccttcttctcttcggGTTGGTCACCTTCGGCCTTGGGAGTCTCAGAATCCGCCTCGACAGTTTTTGTTATAGGCTCAGGCTTTACGGGAGGGTCAAGAGGACCAAGCCAACCCTCGTGTAGTCCCCTGATATATTCCTTCCATGTATGTCGGCCGAAGATGATATCGCCTTTGACACCCTCATACTCTGGAACCtggttcttcttcctcaatGACTCAGTTATAGCCTCGTCTGTTTGTAGgtcctcttcatctggcCTCTCATacttcctcctctccctaCGAATCTTCTCTGCTACGGCAGCTCTCACATCACCTTGTTGTCTTCCCTGAACGAACTCCCAGTCAAGACCAGAGGCAGCCAAGACGGGCTTGGCATACTCAATAAAATGGTCCTGTGCAATCCGTAGACCATCGCCAGGAGGCGCCTCGAGGAAAATGGTCAGTTTGCGAGGCAGTTGGCTTGCTGAGGGGATTATGTCCTTTGCGAGAGGGGCAACAGCGTGCTTCCACTTCGCAGTagccctcttcttctcgcgCTTGTCGTAGATGATAGCAGCTGAAATAGAACCAGTGATAGCCCAAAATATAAGCCAGTTGCGCGAGGGAAGTTTTCGAGGGAGATTTGGCAGACCCATCATCCGAAGAGCTGGGTTCTGTTTCGGCTTTGGTGTGGGCGCCTTGTACGTTGCGCCGGTGCCGGCAGCGGGCTGCTGCGCTGAAGGGTTGGGCTCGGCCATTATGCGTATCGAAGGGTTACGGCGGTGTTTATTGTGCGATTCGTAGGCCTGAAAAGTCAATCGCCGTGGTATTCGAGCCGTTTAAGCCACAGGATAGCAAGGGTGTTAATATCGACCTCGTCTTGATCTGTTGGTCCGCCgaaggaaaaaaaaaccaCGATAAGCGATAAGCGGCTCCGATAAGGCCCGGGCGGTCGGGAAGGAAATACTTTAGCTCCGGCCATTATATGAATTGAATAGAGGCATCTTCGGTTTTGTATTAACGAACTGAAATATCAGGATTTAAAACGTGACTGATTCTGGTTTCCTTTCACCTAGTTAGGTATATGATATTTACTGAACATTTATTTGTCTGTAGTGCGCTGAGAGTCACAGTCTTCACGAGTCTCACTAAACTTCCATAAAGCTTCTAGAAACGGTAGGGAATAATGACCTATGTTGTGATCAGAAGATGGAGTcttcgttgttgatgttctgATTTCAGGAGAGCTGCTTGTAGCATGTTGCAGATGAAAAAAGAAACAATGTTGCTTTCCTCAAATGGCTTGACTAACTCAGGTATCACTGCGATGCCATTCAAGTTCTTGTGTGATGATCACCGTTGAATTGCCATGTGGGAAACAAGCGAATGTTGTAATAAAAGCCGATGGGAGTCAACGTGGGCATGTTACATCTGGCAATACTACTCAAGGTCCATGTTAATATAACATGAGAACTACGCGAAATAGATGGTGGATAATAGAGTAAGCCCCGATCTCCTACAATCACAATTCCTCTGATAATAACCATCCATAGGAAAATAATTGAGAATACGGATACTCAAGAGGCTGAGAGGTCCCTGCTACACATGGGTGACAGGTTCACCTGAAGCTCAGGAATTGTACCACAGACAGCAACATCTGGGGGAACACAACAACAGGGGTTCAGCCCCTGAGGGGTCTATCGGTAAGGATAGCCTGGGATGAAGATTATAGTTCAGCGGCTAGGATGAAAAAAAGTGCCATGGTATGGAGTATATGATGGTCAGTACGCGATTAAGTCATCACCAACGCCgcttgttggtgttgaaaaTTAGTTCGAGAGGAGATACAGGAGATGCTAATCTCCCATTAGTTGAATGTGATGGGCGTAGAAGTCATCATGATGAGGAAAAACATTGGTCTACTGAAGTGAATACTTTGCTATTCGAGGCAATCACATTCGTTACAAGTGGAGGCATTGACTGGTGTGCAATTCCGCTTCCAACAACTTCTTGTTCGTAAAATGAATTCTTGCTGATACCTGAAGATTCAACTTATATAGATGTCTCGGGCATCCAAGTTAGTTAGACACTTacataggtaggtagttaCCTAGTAGGGGTACTGAGATTATAGCAGCCACAGCACCCATCATCGGAATGATTGCCACTAAACACCGCTAATTTCAAGCTAAACTGTACCGGTTCAGGTCGCCCGCCACGCTTTCAATTCTGTTGCTGGACCCCTCAGACTTGACCCCTCGGATCTCTTCCCCCAAATGACATGGAACCAACCTATGCCACTTCACGGCCCGTCGTGTGCCAGCCGCTAACCGCCAACTTTGACCATTCCTTAGGCTTTGCCTGAACCTAAGCCAAAACACCCAGGGAAGGACGATCCATCCCTGCACGTTTCGGCTCGGGGAGCACAAGTGAAGGTCGCGCAGTGCAGGtggtgacagtgacagtgacNNNNNNNNNNNNNNNNNNNNNNNNNNNNNNNNNNNNNNNNNNNNNNNNNNNNNNNNNNNNNNNNNNNNNNNNNNNNNNNNNNNNNNNNNNNNNNNNNNNNNNNNNNNNNNNNNNNNNNNNNNNNNNNNNNNNNNNNNNNNNNNNNNNNNNNNNNNNNNNNNNNNNNNNNNNNNNNNNNNNNNNNNNNNNNNNNNNNNNNNNNNNNNNNNNNNNNNNNNNNNNNNNNNNNNNNNNNNNNNNNNNNNNNNNNNNNNNNNNNNNNNNNNNNNNNNNNNNNNNNNNNNNNNNNNNNNNNNNNNNNNNNNNNNNNNNNNNNNNNNNNNNNNNNNNNNNNNNNNNNNNNNNNNNNNNNNNNNNNNNNNNNNNNNNNNNNNNNNNNNNNNNNNNNNNNNNNNNNNNNNNNNNNNNNNNNNNNNNNNNNNNNNNNNNNNNNNNNNNNNNNNNNNNNNNNNNNNNNNNNNNNNNNNNNNNNNNNNNNNNNNNNNNNNNNNNNNNNNNNNNNNNNNNNNNNNNNNNNNNNNNNNNNNNNNGCCCCTGGACTTGACCCTCCCCTGAAACTTGTCCGCCATCTCGACTCCCACCTCAGTCTTGATTCTTTTCACCTCTTCAAGAGTTGTTCACCAGCTTGTCGATACGATACAGGGCGAAACGAGGCGATCGAGACGCCGCAATCAGACAAGATGGATCCcaataacaacaacaatcgCCTCTATCTCAACTTTGGCAACGGCAACGACCGTTTGACCGCCTCGGACAGGGCAGCATATCCCACTACGCCTTCGACCTTCCCGCAGCCCGTTTTCCCTTCAGCTTCAGGTCAACAGCCTGGTGGATTGCAACCCCAAggtcaacagcagcagcagcagcaatatGCTGGTGGTTATGCGCCCCAGGGTTACTTTAATCAGAACCAATATGCCCAGTATGGCggccagcaacagcagcagtcCAATGACTATGCTCAGGGTGCTGGGTATCAACCACGATCCAATACCCCGGGCACCAACGACCCCAACACAGGTCTCGCTCACCAGTTCTCTCACCAGAACCTCGGAGGTGCTGCTCGAGGGCAAGGTTATGCTCGAGGTCCCTCTCCGGGTCAGCGTCCAAGGACCGCTGGTAGTACAGGACAGCAGCCTGGCTACAACAGCTACATGAACGCCCCTCCTATGCCTACACAGGCCTCTGCCCCCGCAGAAGAATTCCAACGTGCACCCGAGCGAAACCCTGATCGATATGGTACAAATGCCAATAGCAACCAAAAGAAGTGTTCTCAGCTCGCCGCCGACTTTTTTAAGGATAGTGTCAAGCGTGCCCGCGAGCGCAACCAAAGGTATGTGCCCACGTGCCTCGGTCTCGTTGCTGTCCAGAAGAGTTGTGCAACTAACTCATGATCACTATACAGACAAAGTGAATTGGAGCAGAAGCTTCAGGACCCCTCACAGGGCGCCGCTAGACGTGAGCAGCTCTGGTCCACTGCTGGCAGAAAAGAAGGCCAGTATCTGCGTTTCCTTCGTACCAAGGACAAGCCCGAAAACTATAATACTGTAAAGATTATCGGAAAGGGTGCCTTTGGAGAGGTCAAGCTTGTGCAGAAGAAGGGTGATGGCAAGGTCTATGCTATGAAGTCTCTGATAAAGACAGAAATGTTCAAGAAGGACCAGCTTGCACACGTTCGATCAGAGCGAGACATTCTCGCAGAGTCCGACAGTCCATGGGTCGTCAAGCTCTACACCACCTTCCAGGACTCATACTTCCTCTACATGCTAATTGGAGTTCTTGCCCGGTGGAGATCTAATGACAATGCTTATCAAGTATGAAATTTTCTCGGAGGATATNNNNNNNNNNNNNNNNNNNNNNNNNNNNNNNNNNNNNNNNNNNNNNNNNNNNNNNNNNNNNNNNNNNNNNNNNNNNNNNNNNNNNNNNNNNNNNNNNNNNGTGATATCAAGCCTGACAACATTCTCCTCGATCGCGGAGGACATGTCAAACTCACAGATTTTGGCCTGTCAACGGGCTTCCACAGGCTTCATGATAATAACTATTATCAGCAGCTGTTGCAAGCCGATCAAACAGGCCTCGCGACCGTAACTCGGTTGCGCTTGACCAAATCAACCTGACAGTCAGCAATCGATCCCAGATCAACGACTGGAGACGATCTCGAAGACTTATGGCGTACTCGACCGTCGGAACTCCTGACTACATTGCTCCTGAGATTTTCACTGGCCACAGAATACACATTCGACTGTGATTGGTGGTCACTCGGCACGATCATGTTCGAGTGTCTGGTGGGCTGGCCTCCTTTCTGCGCTGAAGACAGCCATGACACCTACCGCAAGATTGTCAACTGGAGACAAACTCTGTACTTTCCAGATGATATCACACTGGGTACCGATGCGGAGCATCTTATCCGAAGGTAAGCAATCGTCTCGAGGGTCAAGGGGAACGCAGGTTGCTAACAGAAAGCAGCATGGTCTGTAACACAGAGAACCGTCTCGGCCGTGGCGGTGCCCACGAAATCAAGGGTCATGCTTTCTTCCGCGGTGTTGAGTTTGATAGCCTGCGCCGTATCCGCGCACCCTTCGAGCCTCGCTTGACCTCCAACATCGACACGACTTATTTCCCTACTGATGAAATTGACCAGACCGATAACGCCACTGTCCTCAAGGCACAGGCTATCCAGCAAGGCCACAAGGTTGAGGAGTCTCCAGAGATGAGCTTGCCATTCATCGGCTACACATTCAAGCGATTTGATAACAACTTCCGATAAATGGGTTGAGGTGGCATGGCTTGCGGCATGGTCTCTCCACGAAGCGAACCCAGTTCTGTGAACGGGCGCTGTCGATGGAAAAAGGGGCGGCAACCCGGATGAGTACAACGAGTCCTTCAAGCAGTTATTCATGACATGATAGACGAAGCGAATACTGTGCGAGGCTTGCCCTTTTGTTGAGCCTTTTGGCTGTTTCGATGCATGTTTTTGATGATACTATGGTAGCAGGTCTGGTTCAGATGGAGGGGCATACAAAGTCGGTCAGGACGTTTGCTGTCTGCAATTTGCATCGCATTATACAGGACATGTAACAAAACACGAGGTTTCCAGACACTGCTGTACAAGTCAATAATAATATACTGAAGCAAGACATATGGAGATGTACCGTGATAGTGCATGTATCTGAACTGTGTTGTTTGAGACATGCCATTTGAAATACAGTCTATCATTAAGTATCTTGAAGTCTAATTGAACTGCTGTGCCGTGATCACAGGAGATTGGGTGATAAGTATACATGAAACTTGGCAACCCATACACAGCAACAAGGCTCTACTGGCGTTTATTTCGAGACTTGGATACCATGGACAGAATTAttgcaaaaaaaaaaaaaaaaaaaaaaaaagaacaCCGTAACGCCGTCCCATGACCCGGATATCCTTTTCTTTACTCCCAAGATGCAAATAACCATGACCACCAGAGGGTAAATAAATGGGCCATTACCTCCTTGCCGTCAAACCAGGAGCCGCGTTGAAACGTTCCTCACGCTCAGTCATAAACATGACCTGAATCCAATACTCCTTGGCATCCGGATCCCAAAAGGCAAACTGCTTGTCCTCGCGCTTGTCAAGCTCACGGGCAGGAATTTTGAAGCCAACTGTCTCGTAAGGTTCGGCGGCGACGAGTAGGTATTGGAAGTTCTTGTCGGGCTCCTCAACGTGCTGAGTGAAGGCGTTCATGACCTGCCACTTGGGAGATGTTTCGGGGGTCGCATCGGGATATTGGAGCTGGAAGAGCAGACCCTGCTGACGAGAGACAGGGTCGCGgatcttggtgatcttgTATCCTGGGCGTCCGATCTTTACGACGTTGCGACGCTGCGCGAAGCCTGCACCTGTGACTCCAATGGGGAGACCAGTAGCTGGGTCAACGGCGCCTTGACGACCTTCTTTTTGCTCACGAGCAGCGCGACGGGCGAGGTTGGTCTGATGTTTCTTGCCCTGCGTATGAGCGAGGTAGGAGCCATCATTCTGATGAACCGTGAGACAAAGACGGCACTCGAACGAGCCGACGTGATTCTTGAAGAAGTAGGGGTCCTTGTCGAGGTCGATGGTCTCGAGAGCGAGCTTGCGAAGACGTTCGCGACGATCGGCGTTGGTGGCGGATTGAGAAGCGACGCCTCCACCGCCGAATTTCGAGCCGGCGCGGTTTTGGAAATCCATCGTCGAGGTTTTGTAATATGAGGAGttgtgatggagatgaaCGGTTGATTGGCGCAAGGGtcagaaagaaagaaaagcgCGATTGAAGGTGGAAGTATGGAGTTGTACTGAGAACTAGGTACCTTAAGATACCTAAAGAACTATGTGGAGACCAAGGCAAGGGTGACTGGCCAATCAGACACTGAACATGCACTTGAACAACTTATATCGACCATGTCTAACATCTGACAAATAAGACGGAGATATTTATTAACCTGTATAGTGTTTCGAATAAAGGTCTAATAATACGACTTGCAGTTAGATTTTAACCATTTTCGCACGCTTAGAAACCCATGCCTCAACACAACTGACAAACCTGTCAAACTCGTCCGTGGGAGTGTCGAGCACCAAAGCCATGAATCCTCTGCGTACGACCCAGAAACcctcctccatcatctcaaGCCAAAAAAGGTCCCTCAAGGAATCGAGTTCTTCGACTTCACCAGATCTTTCGATCACACGAGAACCATCCTTGGGAAAATGGACCCCCATGATAGTGCCGATACCAGTAAAGAGCACTCTTGTATCCTTTGTTACTACATTGAGCCGCTCCCTGAGCTCATCTCCAGATCTGGTGAATTGAGCTGCAACCTCAGGCGTGTAGATCTTTGTTAGGCCAGCGTAGCCAGCGTGTGTCACCAGAGTGTTGTTGTTAAAAGTGCCTGAATGCGAGAGAGCAGCGGGAAGCCGTGGATCAAAAGCAGCCATGATATCTGCTCTACCGCCGAAAGCACCAAAAGCTAGGCCTCCACCGAGATACTTTCCAAAGGTCTTGAGGTCTGGTTTGAGTCCCCTCATTTCGGAGATGCCCCCTCCTGAGAGACGGGAGGTCATGACTTCGTCGATGA contains these protein-coding regions:
- a CDS encoding hypothetical protein (At least one base has a quality score < 10) — protein: MAEPNPSAQQPAAGTGATYKAPTPKPKQNPALRMMGLPNLPRKLPSRNWLIFWAITGSISAAIIYDKREKKRATAKWKHAVAPLAKDIIPSASQLPRKLTIFLEAPPGDGLRIAQDHFIEYAKPVLAASGLDWEFVQGRQQGDVRAAVAEKIRRERRKYERPDEEDLQTDEAITESLRKKNQVPEYEGVKGDIIFGRHTWKEYIRGLHEGWLGPLDPPVKPEPITKTVEADSETPKAEGDQPEEKKEGKKEEEEEKKPERPPQPLPYNTTADYSIANLPPQIPAEFSPANPIPLPHRLGFRHTLVRLNRFFNRRKLADEIGREVAAVCFANSSREWREADGQYEQELVLKHEENDWVKSVWKPEDPPKQDDDNTATVPTEPPKEKIWPAPMVIDPRLAQRMRRFEIAPEDEARAAHIKVSEAEIEGWIKGSFRSLWNYTVESVTAKPMRPNVGNVDSDE
- a CDS encoding protein-serine/threonine kinase (At least one base has a quality score < 10) — encoded protein: MDPNNNNNRLYLNFGNGNDRLTASDRAAYPTTPSTFPQPVFPSASGQQPGGLQPQGQQQQQQQYAGGYAPQGYFNQNQYAQYGGQQQQQSNDYAQGAGYQPRSNTPGTNDPNTGLAHQFSHQNLGGAARGQGYARGPSPGQRPRTAGSTGQQPGYNSYMNAPPMPTQASAPAEEFQRAPERNPDRYGTNANSNQKKCSQLAADFFKDSVKRARERNQRQSELEQKLQDPSQGAARREQLWSTAGRKEGQYLRFLRTKDKPENYNTVKIIGKGAFGEVKLVQKKGDGKVYAMKSLIKTEMFKKDQLAHVRSERDILAESDSPWVVKLYTTFQDSYFLYMLIGVLARWRSNDNAYQV
- a CDS encoding protein-serine/threonine kinase yields the protein MFECLVGWPPFCAEDSHDTYRKIVNWRQTLYFPDDITLGTDAEHLIRSMVCNTENRLGRGGAHEIKGHAFFRGVEFDSLRRIRAPFEPRLTSNIDTTYFPTDEIDQTDNATVLKAQAIQQGHKVEESPEMSLPFIGYTFKRFDNNFR
- a CDS encoding hypothetical protein (At least one base has a quality score < 10), whose product is MDFQNRAGSKFGGGGVASQSATNADRRERLRKLALETIDLDKDPYFFKNHVGSFECRLCLTVHQNDGSYLAHTQGKKHQTNLARRAAREQKEGRQGAVDPATGLPIGVTGAGFAQRRNVVKIGRPGYKITKIRDPVSRQQGLLFQLQYPDATPETSPKWQVMNAFTQHVEEPDKNFQYLLVAAEPYETVGFKIPARELDKREDKQFAFWDPDAKEYWIQVMFMTEREERFNAAPGLTARR